Proteins encoded in a region of the Methanobrevibacter millerae genome:
- a CDS encoding 4Fe-4S binding protein, producing MFLSTNTCDGKGECIKQCPTKAIRLINGKAFSCLTCGICYENCPNDAIFINSYGGYVIDRAKCNGCGICMYNCPTNNIHIEDGIVYGLCSRCGVCTEVCPSRVDGAEFTRDKQITFIKSMNVLIPNYDNLPFKSNDVKEVSRGYMGTDFDKCIFCGRCSEYCPTSAIKVVQDRAEGICSECRICYDVCPNGSMNKFQIINNASCTLCLNCMKACPNNAISMDNFKLIVNKINQKANGYIISCINCGLCADLCENGSLKKELNCLRYDPTKDIDSTHEIAISHCPIKTLHEDEEMFVYDEFEDKELPTISGFCVSCGKCVQVCDLIGARQYMVAKWDGSVSDDCISCGICCEVCQEDAITLNRGTISVNLEKCILCENCAVHCPVDAIPKTTMYKSVISDGFNLIDQKLCMHCGLCHKVCPYDAIDEINGEFIVNEEKCEYCGACKNSCPANAFIFERNFKDSIEGI from the coding sequence ATGTTTTTATCAACTAATACATGTGATGGAAAAGGAGAATGTATTAAACAATGTCCTACTAAAGCGATTCGTTTAATTAACGGTAAAGCTTTCAGCTGCCTTACTTGTGGAATTTGTTATGAAAATTGTCCAAATGATGCTATTTTCATTAACAGTTATGGAGGATATGTTATAGACAGGGCCAAATGTAATGGCTGTGGAATATGTATGTATAACTGCCCTACAAACAATATTCATATAGAAGATGGTATTGTTTATGGATTATGCTCACGTTGTGGAGTTTGTACTGAGGTCTGTCCTTCAAGAGTTGATGGTGCTGAATTTACCCGAGATAAACAAATCACATTTATCAAATCAATGAATGTATTGATTCCAAATTATGATAATCTTCCTTTCAAATCCAATGATGTTAAAGAAGTATCAAGGGGATACATGGGGACTGACTTTGATAAATGTATATTTTGTGGAAGATGTTCTGAGTATTGTCCAACAAGTGCAATTAAAGTAGTTCAGGATAGGGCTGAAGGAATTTGTAGTGAATGTAGAATTTGTTATGATGTCTGTCCTAACGGATCAATGAATAAATTCCAAATTATCAATAATGCATCATGTACTCTTTGTTTAAATTGTATGAAGGCTTGTCCAAACAATGCAATATCCATGGATAACTTTAAGCTAATTGTAAATAAGATTAATCAAAAGGCAAATGGTTACATTATTTCATGTATTAATTGTGGATTGTGTGCAGATTTATGTGAGAACGGTTCACTTAAAAAAGAACTTAACTGCTTAAGGTATGACCCGACTAAGGATATTGATTCAACTCATGAAATAGCCATTAGTCACTGTCCAATCAAAACATTGCATGAAGATGAAGAGATGTTTGTCTATGATGAATTTGAAGACAAGGAGCTTCCAACAATTTCTGGGTTCTGTGTGAGCTGTGGAAAATGTGTTCAAGTTTGTGATTTGATTGGTGCAAGACAATATATGGTGGCTAAGTGGGATGGAAGTGTTTCAGATGACTGTATTTCTTGTGGAATCTGCTGTGAAGTATGTCAGGAAGATGCAATAACCTTGAACAGGGGCACAATTTCAGTAAACTTGGAAAAATGTATCTTGTGTGAAAACTGTGCTGTGCACTGTCCTGTCGATGCAATTCCGAAAACAACAATGTATAAATCGGTAATTTCAGATGGATTCAATTTGATTGACCAAAAACTGTGTATGCATTGTGGTTTATGCCATAAGGTTTGTCCATATGATGCAATTGATGAGATTAATGGTGAATTTATAGTTAATGAAGAAAAATGTGAATATTGTGGAGCATGTAAAAACAGTTGTCCTGCTAATGCATTTATCTTCGAGAGAAATTTTAAAGATTCAATAGAGGGTATTTAA
- a CDS encoding MnhB domain-containing protein — MSQILKLVSLPISIILICLGIMTILGGHITPGGGFQGGAMIAAGVILSIVTYGLGNSPLEFSHTYIEVFESIGALGFIILGLVGLFAGGFFLYNVGADILNIIPASIQAIFHYPDNTNAGIIPYLNIFVGLKVFVGLSAIVIAFAGFKKLTEEDVEK; from the coding sequence ATGAGTCAAATTCTTAAATTAGTATCTTTACCAATTTCAATTATTTTGATTTGTTTAGGTATAATGACAATTCTGGGAGGTCATATAACTCCTGGTGGAGGTTTCCAAGGTGGAGCTATGATTGCAGCAGGAGTTATATTGTCTATTGTTACTTATGGGTTAGGTAACTCTCCTTTAGAATTTTCACATACTTATATTGAAGTATTTGAATCTATTGGAGCATTAGGCTTTATTATTTTAGGTTTGGTTGGTTTATTTGCAGGAGGATTTTTCCTGTATAATGTAGGAGCAGATATTTTAAATATTATTCCTGCATCAATTCAAGCTATTTTCCATTATCCGGACAATACAAATGCAGGTATTATTCCTTACCTAAATATTTTTGTAGGTTTAAAAGTATTTGTGGGTTTAAGTGCAATAGTTATTGCATTTGCCGGATTTAAAAAATTAACTGAAGAGGATGTGGAAAAATGA
- the ehbF gene encoding energy conserving hydrogenase EhbF encodes MNELIPLMVIVPMMAALLLSAFSKFNKVIKVLAFVVAIILPIIPIASNYGLHFFGGYQPMVDNVTNIVYHPAITYSFTFMQQIFIAMIGILTFLVIFIYLTKYKKVSGSYLFLLFMGTASVTALILTDDIFHMFVFFEILALAQVGIVAASSIDYSTEMALKYMILGSIGSPMMLLGIGFLLAMTGTVNVTDIVSIIRSGLLDVTSPVFLTSLALIFFGWLYASGLPPFHTIKSGIYSKAEPHGAALLQSFTVISMISIVILMFRIYSQLPIFEVLIVLFSVIAMILGVSMALTQTDFRRMIGFLAVGELGFIGLGIGLGTQFAITAGLFQALNEIVITALLFIGFGAIVHATNEVDTRKLGGLLAYHPKVGIMLLIGGLAMAGVPPLSGFQSKLMLVQASLNCGYPELSILTIMVSIATFVVFVKTFYSMFLSPKPHDLEVVDNDVPRAMVFAMAILLIVIIALGIFPDIVTNGISNYVGGMLL; translated from the coding sequence ATGAATGAATTAATTCCATTAATGGTTATTGTTCCTATGATGGCTGCTTTGCTTTTAAGTGCTTTTTCAAAATTCAATAAAGTAATTAAAGTATTGGCTTTTGTTGTTGCAATCATTTTGCCGATTATTCCAATTGCATCAAATTACGGATTGCATTTCTTTGGCGGTTATCAGCCTATGGTGGATAATGTCACAAATATTGTTTATCATCCGGCAATTACCTATTCATTTACATTCATGCAACAGATATTCATAGCAATGATTGGAATTTTAACATTCCTGGTCATCTTTATTTACTTGACCAAGTATAAAAAAGTTTCAGGTTCCTATTTATTCTTGTTATTTATGGGTACTGCTTCTGTAACTGCTTTAATATTGACTGATGATATTTTCCATATGTTTGTGTTCTTTGAAATATTGGCACTTGCACAGGTAGGTATTGTAGCAGCCTCATCAATAGACTACAGTACTGAAATGGCTTTAAAATATATGATTTTAGGTTCTATTGGTAGTCCTATGATGCTTTTAGGAATAGGCTTCCTATTAGCTATGACAGGTACCGTTAATGTTACAGATATCGTTTCCATCATTCGTAGTGGTCTATTGGATGTGACTTCTCCGGTATTTTTAACTTCACTGGCTTTAATATTCTTCGGATGGTTATATGCATCAGGATTGCCTCCGTTCCATACGATTAAATCTGGAATTTATAGTAAAGCTGAACCTCATGGAGCAGCACTTCTCCAGTCATTCACAGTAATTTCAATGATTTCTATTGTAATATTGATGTTTAGGATATATTCTCAGTTGCCTATATTTGAAGTCCTTATTGTATTATTTTCAGTAATCGCCATGATTTTAGGTGTATCTATGGCTTTAACTCAAACGGACTTTAGACGTATGATTGGATTTTTAGCTGTTGGAGAGTTAGGTTTCATAGGATTGGGTATTGGTCTTGGAACTCAATTTGCAATAACTGCTGGTTTGTTCCAAGCTTTAAATGAAATTGTTATTACTGCATTGTTATTCATAGGATTTGGAGCTATTGTGCATGCTACCAATGAAGTAGACACACGTAAACTGGGTGGTCTTTTAGCATACCATCCTAAAGTTGGAATTATGCTGCTAATTGGAGGTTTGGCTATGGCTGGAGTACCTCCATTAAGTGGTTTCCAATCTAAATTAATGCTTGTTCAGGCTTCTTTAAATTGTGGGTATCCCGAATTGTCCATTTTAACTATAATGGTTAGTATAGCAACCTTTGTAGTATTTGTAAAAACATTCTACTCTATGTTTTTAAGTCCAAAACCACATGATTTAGAAGTTGTTGACAATGATGTTCCAAGAGCTATGGTATTTGCAATGGCAATTTTATTAATAGTAATTATTGCATTAGGTATTTTCCCTGATATTGTAACAAACGGTATTTCTAATTATGTTGGAGGTATGTTGCTATGA
- a CDS encoding cation:proton antiporter subunit C, translated as MAETQLAILFTSIALVVIGLYAAIFVDNIIKKIIGISFIEEGANLFIVGIGYKAGGIVPILMPNMDPTWFASNASYPLPYGLVLTSIVIGASTLAVMLALVMVLYKKYGTLSTKVMLADTSKQEEYNE; from the coding sequence ATGGCTGAAACTCAACTTGCTATATTATTCACATCTATTGCTTTAGTTGTAATAGGTCTTTATGCTGCAATCTTTGTAGATAACATTATTAAAAAAATCATAGGTATCAGCTTTATAGAAGAGGGAGCCAATTTATTCATTGTTGGAATTGGTTATAAGGCTGGAGGTATTGTCCCAATCTTGATGCCGAATATGGATCCAACTTGGTTCGCATCAAATGCTTCATATCCGCTTCCTTATGGTTTAGTACTTACAAGTATTGTAATTGGGGCTTCCACTTTAGCAGTAATGCTTGCTTTAGTGATGGTTCTTTATAAAAAGTATGGAACATTAAGTACTAAGGTAATGTTGGCTGACACATCAAAACAGGAGGAATACAATGAATGA
- a CDS encoding DUF4040 domain-containing protein has protein sequence MIEFILMIITIVSAILALIQKDLLKAAILTGFSGGALAVLFQILLAPDVALTQAIVGAAIVPVFIALAVKKTQWGDA, from the coding sequence ATGATAGAGTTTATATTAATGATAATAACTATTGTAAGTGCTATTCTTGCTCTCATTCAAAAGGATTTATTGAAAGCAGCAATATTGACCGGATTTTCTGGAGGAGCTCTTGCAGTGCTATTCCAAATTTTACTTGCTCCTGATGTTGCATTGACTCAGGCTATTGTTGGTGCAGCTATTGTACCGGTATTTATTGCGTTGGCAGTTAAAAAAACACAATGGGGTGATGCATGA
- a CDS encoding cation:proton antiporter — translation MMIVEYIQSALLLIAAFLVIVSAVGFISLSKDMKNVVYGRIHIVGIFDIACVIAMIGLGQYLLAGIYFILAPFTAHAIANAFFKSEDVENNVELNVVEEDEDNSNPFIVNKSKVQELEQKDSEKLKTDDRFTISTLEIIEEE, via the coding sequence ATGATGATTGTGGAGTATATACAATCTGCTCTCCTATTAATTGCAGCATTTTTAGTAATCGTATCTGCTGTTGGTTTCATAAGTCTTTCTAAAGACATGAAAAATGTTGTATATGGTAGAATTCATATTGTAGGTATTTTTGATATTGCTTGCGTTATTGCAATGATTGGTTTAGGCCAATATTTGCTTGCAGGAATTTACTTTATTCTAGCACCATTTACAGCACATGCAATAGCTAATGCATTCTTTAAAAGTGAAGATGTTGAGAATAATGTTGAATTGAATGTAGTTGAAGAGGATGAGGATAATTCAAATCCATTCATTGTAAACAAGTCTAAAGTTCAGGAATTGGAACAAAAGGATTCTGAAAAACTTAAGACTGATGATCGATTTACAATTTCAACTTTAGAAATTATTGAGGAGGAGTAA
- a CDS encoding monovalent cation/H+ antiporter complex subunit F, translating into MDILIISKYILIIALIIMMIVALRASAYKTTSMGLLGSSVVVVAFSVALLVFGEMYNLTFYRDISLALIFFGFVGTVAFSVVLGGDK; encoded by the coding sequence ATGGACATATTGATTATTTCAAAATATATTTTGATTATAGCACTCATCATTATGATGATTGTAGCTCTAAGGGCAAGTGCTTATAAAACTACCTCTATGGGATTGCTTGGAAGTTCTGTTGTAGTGGTAGCGTTTTCAGTAGCATTACTTGTTTTTGGAGAAATGTATAATCTCACTTTTTATAGGGATATATCATTAGCTTTAATATTCTTTGGATTTGTAGGTACTGTTGCTTTTTCTGTTGTTTTGGGAGGCGATAAATGA
- a CDS encoding monovalent cation/H+ antiporter subunit E, giving the protein MFLTRIGYGIIYFLDLIYEIIKSTVDVVFNKIMRRDINPVVIDVETVLERPVSQTILANSISLTPGTLSVDLDSENQIIKVAAISPRSKEDIIPFEKYIKKMLE; this is encoded by the coding sequence ATGTTTTTGACTAGAATTGGTTATGGAATTATTTATTTCTTAGACCTTATTTATGAAATTATTAAATCAACCGTTGATGTTGTTTTTAATAAAATAATGAGAAGAGATATTAATCCTGTAGTTATAGATGTTGAAACTGTTTTAGAAAGACCTGTTTCACAAACAATTTTGGCAAATAGTATTTCTTTAACTCCAGGAACTTTATCTGTAGATTTAGATTCTGAAAATCAAATTATTAAAGTAGCTGCTATTTCTCCAAGAAGTAAAGAGGATATAATTCCTTTTGAAAAGTATATTAAGAAAATGTTAGAGTAG
- the ltrA gene encoding group II intron reverse transcriptase/maturase encodes MSNTQNNTFVSTTSNITNWSSINWKKAEKYVDKIQKRIYRAESEGDYRKVRDLQRLLGRSAYVQLLAIRRVTQTNKGKRTAGIDGFRALSDKQRMDLFYKIRNRNINLHKPKPALRKYIEKKNGKMRPLSIPVIMDRIYQEILRMVLEPQWEFRFEPTSYGFRPKRSIHDAAERIFNYIHPGNWVYVYEGDFKSCFDNLDHDFILEQIKGFPYIKLIERFLKAGYVDNSMFYHTDKGTPQGGLLSPLLANIALNGMEDCLNISYKEVTYNRNGKPYTTYKTHGKYRMTRYADDFVIFAKTEEDILEIPNILEPYLVKRGLTLAEDKTKISHLRDGFDFLGLNFRVHYNKKGHKTLIKPSKDSIKKARNKISDIYEMMKGSNVDSLIEVVNPVIRGIANFWKPYVSKEIFSQMDHYIWIKNNKFLKWLHPKKSKKWIKSKYYPPYDDGRHKDNWTLTGPKNGQHIVKMAWYPIKRHTMIKFNYSPYDASKSDYFANR; translated from the coding sequence ATGAGTAATACACAAAATAATACGTTTGTGTCCACTACTTCAAACATTACTAACTGGTCTTCCATTAATTGGAAGAAAGCAGAAAAGTATGTAGATAAAATTCAAAAGCGGATATATCGTGCTGAAAGTGAAGGTGATTATCGAAAAGTAAGAGATTTACAACGTTTATTAGGACGTAGTGCCTATGTACAACTATTAGCAATTAGAAGAGTTACTCAAACTAATAAAGGTAAGAGAACTGCAGGTATTGACGGATTTAGAGCATTATCTGATAAACAGAGAATGGATTTATTTTATAAAATTCGTAACCGAAATATTAACTTACATAAGCCTAAACCGGCTTTACGTAAGTATATTGAGAAAAAGAATGGTAAAATGCGTCCGTTAAGTATCCCAGTTATTATGGATAGAATTTATCAAGAAATTCTTCGTATGGTATTGGAACCACAATGGGAGTTCCGCTTTGAACCGACAAGTTATGGTTTCCGCCCTAAAAGAAGTATCCATGATGCTGCAGAAAGAATATTTAATTATATTCATCCAGGCAATTGGGTTTACGTTTATGAGGGAGATTTCAAGTCGTGCTTTGATAATCTTGACCATGATTTTATTTTGGAACAAATCAAAGGATTTCCATATATTAAATTGATTGAAAGATTTCTTAAAGCAGGATATGTTGATAATAGTATGTTTTATCATACTGATAAAGGTACTCCTCAGGGAGGTTTATTGTCCCCCCTGTTGGCTAACATAGCCTTAAATGGGATGGAGGACTGTTTAAACATTTCCTACAAAGAAGTTACATACAATAGGAATGGTAAACCCTATACTACTTATAAAACTCATGGTAAATATCGTATGACTCGATATGCCGATGATTTTGTAATATTTGCAAAAACAGAGGAAGATATACTTGAAATTCCTAATATTCTTGAACCTTATTTAGTTAAAAGGGGCTTGACCCTTGCTGAAGACAAGACCAAAATTTCTCATCTACGTGATGGTTTTGATTTTTTAGGACTGAATTTCAGAGTACACTATAATAAAAAAGGACATAAAACTTTAATTAAACCTTCTAAAGATAGTATTAAGAAAGCCAGAAATAAAATATCGGACATTTACGAAATGATGAAAGGAAGCAATGTGGACAGTCTAATTGAGGTTGTTAATCCTGTTATCCGAGGAATTGCAAACTTTTGGAAACCCTACGTTTCCAAGGAAATATTTAGTCAAATGGATCATTACATTTGGATTAAAAACAATAAATTCCTCAAATGGCTCCATCCTAAGAAAAGTAAGAAATGGATTAAATCAAAATATTATCCTCCTTACGACGATGGAAGACACAAAGATAATTGGACGTTAACCGGCCCAAAGAACGGACAACATATTGTTAAAATGGCATGGTATCCCATCAAAAGACATACCATGATTAAATTTAACTATAGTCCATACGACGCTAGTAAATCAGATTATTTTGCGAATAGATAA
- a CDS encoding RNA-guided endonuclease TnpB family protein, whose translation MGDFIRGLVVKLHVTPEQEVEFKKNYGCTRKIYNELLNKYKAEHGEDSTEIPTQKELNQFLKETKKELPYLKETESTSLQQARDDLHKSFKNCHKSKRHNPPVYHSKKKTRPSFRQTVRKDKRPVENNTLTLRKHGKVTFSTSIEYLDLLNHPDTKFNSITVYFDGLNHYASFNIETNPPEHLELTEKYIGCDINSNKNGWLVTSEMQKEFFDVDHENQMIKHINKLMSQCRNMSRRWKKLQKRLQKWYNKRTNQLNDYIEKLTYNLVKKYDIIVFEENYSTIKILIGGEENMIFPLSRFIKRLKDKFQLYKPEADGVQFVKPHNTSRTCRHCGHINKELKVKKRNWKCPKCGKILDRDTNAAINILNRWFNGNSLKKH comes from the coding sequence ATGGGTGATTTTATTCGAGGATTGGTTGTTAAACTTCATGTAACTCCCGAACAAGAAGTAGAATTTAAAAAGAACTATGGTTGTACTCGTAAAATCTATAATGAACTTTTAAACAAATACAAAGCCGAACATGGTGAGGATTCAACTGAAATTCCAACTCAAAAAGAATTAAATCAATTCTTAAAAGAAACTAAAAAAGAATTACCCTACCTGAAGGAAACAGAGTCCACCAGTCTTCAGCAGGCACGTGATGATTTGCATAAAAGTTTTAAAAATTGTCATAAAAGCAAAAGGCATAATCCTCCAGTTTATCATTCTAAAAAGAAAACACGACCTAGCTTCAGACAAACCGTCAGAAAAGATAAAAGACCGGTAGAAAACAACACATTAACATTAAGAAAACATGGGAAAGTAACATTCAGCACAAGCATAGAATATCTGGATTTACTAAACCACCCAGACACTAAATTCAACAGCATAACAGTATACTTTGATGGATTAAATCACTATGCATCATTCAACATAGAAACTAATCCGCCAGAACATCTAGAATTAACTGAAAAATATATTGGGTGTGATATTAATTCTAATAAAAATGGATGGTTAGTCACAAGCGAAATGCAGAAGGAATTTTTTGATGTTGATCATGAAAACCAAATGATCAAACACATCAACAAATTAATGTCACAATGCAGAAACATGAGCAGGCGATGGAAAAAACTACAAAAAAGACTACAAAAATGGTACAACAAAAGAACAAACCAATTAAATGACTACATTGAAAAATTAACTTACAATCTAGTCAAAAAATATGATATAATAGTCTTTGAAGAAAACTACTCTACTATCAAGATTTTAATTGGAGGGGAGGAAAACATGATATTTCCTCTATCGCGATTCATAAAAAGATTAAAAGACAAATTCCAACTCTACAAACCCGAAGCAGACGGCGTACAATTCGTAAAACCACACAACACAAGCAGAACATGCCGCCACTGCGGACACATAAACAAAGAGTTAAAAGTCAAAAAACGCAACTGGAAATGTCCAAAATGCGGAAAAATACTTGATAGGGACACAAACGCAGCAATTAATATTCTAAACCGCTGGTTCAACGGGAATAGCCTGAAAAAACATTAA
- a CDS encoding arsenic resistance protein → MDLIEKIEPIILIFAIIIGLISSNIQILSNNTGNLINLFLCIMLYGLFLEVPLKNLKKSFTNIKFTSTTLIINFIWTPLFGYFLGNLFLNGNIDIFIGFFMLILTPCTDWYLVFTKMAKGDLNLSLSLLPINLILQIILLPVYLIIFFSSNNSMSYIDLGYSILIVIVIPFILAQLTKVILNDDITEKASDFFSNYQIVFLALAVFAIFNSTGELLFKNLNSVLTIFIPLIIFFITNTIIDLLLCEKINFTYEEYASLTMTTLARNSPLALAIAINSFPGRELIAIALVIGPLIELPVLYIVSRFVLYIKKSGLFFTCKINL, encoded by the coding sequence ATGGATTTAATTGAAAAAATAGAACCAATAATTTTAATATTTGCAATAATAATTGGATTAATTTCCAGCAATATCCAGATTTTATCAAACAATACTGGAAATTTAATTAATTTATTCTTATGCATAATGTTGTATGGTTTATTTTTAGAAGTTCCTCTCAAAAATTTAAAAAAAAGCTTTACAAATATTAAATTTACATCAACGACTCTTATAATTAATTTTATATGGACACCATTATTTGGGTATTTTCTTGGAAACCTATTTTTAAATGGAAATATTGATATTTTCATCGGATTTTTTATGTTAATATTAACTCCATGTACAGATTGGTATTTAGTATTCACAAAAATGGCAAAAGGAGATTTAAATTTAAGTCTTTCACTGCTTCCAATCAATCTAATATTGCAGATTATCCTTCTGCCAGTCTATCTGATAATATTCTTTTCAAGCAACAACTCAATGAGTTATATTGATCTTGGATATTCAATATTGATAGTAATTGTAATACCATTTATCCTGGCCCAATTAACCAAAGTAATATTAAATGATGATATAACTGAAAAAGCATCAGACTTTTTTTCAAATTATCAAATCGTATTCCTTGCACTGGCCGTTTTTGCAATATTCAACAGTACAGGAGAATTATTATTCAAGAATTTGAATTCAGTGTTAACAATATTCATTCCATTAATAATCTTTTTTATAACAAATACAATTATAGATTTATTGCTGTGTGAAAAAATTAATTTCACATATGAAGAATATGCGAGCCTGACCATGACAACACTAGCACGCAATTCACCATTGGCGCTGGCCATTGCAATTAACTCATTTCCCGGACGTGAATTAATAGCGATTGCACTTGTAATAGGCCCATTGATTGAACTGCCTGTTTTATATATTGTTTCAAGATTCGTATTATACATCAAAAAATCAGGACTGTTCTTTACATGCAAAATTAATTTGTAG
- a CDS encoding multidrug efflux SMR transporter translates to MNSWIILVFAGLFEMAWVLALKFSNNFSNIFYTALFVIFMILSLVLLSISFKSIPMGTAYACWTAIGAVGVIVFGMMFLGESADALRIFFIALIVAGVIGLNLTTN, encoded by the coding sequence ATGAATTCATGGATAATACTGGTATTTGCAGGCCTTTTTGAAATGGCATGGGTTTTGGCTCTCAAATTCTCAAATAATTTCTCTAATATTTTTTACACAGCACTTTTTGTAATATTCATGATTTTAAGTTTAGTATTGTTATCTATTTCTTTTAAATCAATTCCTATGGGGACAGCTTATGCCTGTTGGACGGCCATTGGTGCAGTTGGTGTAATTGTATTTGGAATGATGTTTTTAGGTGAGTCAGCAGATGCTTTGAGGATATTTTTCATTGCATTAATTGTGGCTGGCGTTATTGGTCTTAATCTGACTACAAATTAA
- a CDS encoding metal-dependent hydrolase produces the protein MSSYKGHSLFALILALMFSFNPLIIALAVIGANIPDFDHKFKKENVYKIIILGLLIFISLYILKLPYFIGLIIVFLGVTFYFSEHRSFTHSIPGTIILASAVSLILIWAWELIINVTILPNNYLIAILIALLSFLFLNKRLLPIFLPLFFISVVVLQSFEITYIQIVLALFLGLFSHVVLDATTPAGVKLFAPVSSKKYYKNFAIGAICVLVILALIVRIPLLFKLFENFINY, from the coding sequence ATGTCTTCCTATAAAGGTCATTCTTTATTTGCATTGATATTGGCATTGATGTTTTCTTTTAATCCTCTGATAATTGCTTTAGCCGTTATTGGTGCTAATATTCCGGATTTTGACCATAAATTTAAAAAGGAAAATGTTTATAAGATTATTATTTTAGGTTTATTGATTTTTATATCATTATATATCCTAAAATTACCTTATTTCATTGGTTTAATTATTGTATTTTTGGGTGTAACCTTTTATTTTTCTGAACACAGAAGTTTTACACATTCTATCCCTGGAACTATAATTTTGGCTTCTGCTGTTTCATTAATATTAATATGGGCTTGGGAATTAATAATTAATGTAACTATCCTTCCAAATAACTACTTAATTGCAATTTTAATAGCTCTATTAAGTTTTCTATTCCTTAACAAAAGGTTACTACCAATTTTTCTTCCATTATTTTTTATTTCAGTGGTTGTTTTACAATCTTTTGAAATAACTTATATTCAGATAGTTTTAGCTTTATTTTTGGGATTGTTCTCTCATGTAGTCTTGGATGCAACAACACCAGCAGGTGTTAAGCTATTTGCTCCGGTATCGTCTAAAAAGTATTATAAAAACTTCGCAATTGGTGCAATATGTGTTTTGGTGATTTTAGCTTTAATTGTCCGCATTCCACTTCTATTCAAATTATTTGAAAATTTTATTAACTATTAA